CTGATAGAATATGAGGCTAAACTTAACAGGTTCTTTCCAAAGGCAGAGTGCTTGGCTATTTGTCAATATGAAAGGTCTGCTTTTGAACCAGAAATCCTTAAAGGGGTTATAATGACCCATCCTATCCTAGTATGGAAGGGTGAAATTTACAGGAATTTCTATTATATACCTCCCAGGATTTTTCTTGAAGGCGATCCCGCCCGTGCAGAGGTTGAAAATTGGCTTAGGAATATAAGACGTGAAAATGAGTTTATAGAATCTGTTGAAATGTTCACAAGATTATTTAAGAGTTTTATTGCTAATGTTCCGGCTATTGTGTCTGTTAAAGATTCTGATTTAAGGTATTTTCTCGTGAACGATAAATTTTGCAGGTTCGCTGGGAAAAAAGAATCCGAAATAATCGGCAAAACCGTCAATGAAATATTTAACGGGGAAACAGCAGCCATATTTGGAGATTTGGATGAAATACCATTAAAGGGTGATGATATAGCCATTGAAAGGAAAATCAAGGGCAGATATTATCATATACGTAAGTTTCCCGTGGAGATACCCATCGGTAAAAAAGGTGTGGCATCCATAATAATGGATATAACTGAAAGTAAAAAATTTGAAGAAAAACTAAGTAAATTGACGAAAAATTTCATCAACATCGTCGAGAACAGTCCAGAGAGCATATTCATCGTTAACAAAACAGGGAAAGTATACTATGCAAACCACCAAGCCCTAAAATACTTTGGATGGGAAAAAAGTGAAATCATAGGAGAAAATATAGGAATGCCAATAAAACCCAACATCACAGAAGAAATCCAAACCATAGATGCAAATGGCAACCTGAAAACCGCCGAAATAAGAACCGCCAAAACATACTGGGAAGACGAAGAATGCACCCTAATATCCCTACGCGACATAACAAAAATCAAAGAATATGAAAAATCCCTCAAAAAAGCCCTAAAAGAAAAAGACGCACTCCTCCTAGAACTACACCACCGCGTCAAAAACAACCTCCAACTCATAATAAGCCTCATAAACCTCCAAGAAAAACAATTCCAAAAAGAAGACAGAAAACTACTCAAAGAAACAACAAACAGGATAAGAGCAATTGCACGAGTCCATGAAAAAATCTACCAATCAGAAGACCTAACCTCCATAAACCTCAAAGATTACATAAAAGACATCATCTCAGAACTAAAAGCAACATACAAACTCCCAAAAATAAAATTCAACTGCCAAATCCAAGACATAAAACTCAACATAAACCAGGCCATCCCCTGCGGACTTATAATAAACGAAGCCCTTACAAACTCCATGAAATACGCTTTCCCAGACAAGAAAGGGACAATCACAATAAAAGCATGCAAAAGTGGAGATTCCTTAAATCTTATCATAGCCGATGATGGTGTCGGATTCCCAGAAGGATTCAAACCAGAAGAATGTGAAGGTATGGGTATGAGAATAATCTACGCCCTGACAAGACAACTTGACGGTGAAATAAAAATAAAAGGAGAAAAAGGGGTTAAAATCAAACTCAAATTTCCATACTATTGAGAGGTTGGAAATAATGATATTTGAGATAATAAAATCCGAGGGAATATCACACAACTCCTATTTTTTAGGATCAGAAGGCGAAGCCGCCATCATAGACCCTAGAAGAGACATTGACATCTACCTAAAACTTGCAAGAAAACATGATATAAGCATCCGTTACATATTCGAAACCCACAGAAACGAAGATTATACCATAGGCTCCCTAGAACTTGCAAAATATGTTGACGCCGAAATACTACACGGAAGCAAACTAAACTTCAAATACGGGACCAAAGTAATCGAAGGAGACACATTCAAACTAGGCTCCCTAGAACTCGAAGTTTTAGAGACTCCAGGGCATACATATGAGAGCATATCCATCCTCGTGAGGGATAAAACCACAGACAAACCCATGATAATATTTGTTGGTGATGTGCTCTTCCCAGGAGAAGTTGGAAGAGTCGACTTTTTCGGGGAAGAAAAAATACCAGAAACCGCAAGCCTACTCTACGAAAGCTTACATGAAAAAATATTACCATTAGGTGATCATGTTATAGTCTGCCCAGCGCACACCGCCGGTTCAGTCTGCGGCGCCCAGATAAGAGACCAGGACCTCACAACCATAGGATATGAAAAATTAACAAATCCCCTCTTAAAATTAGACAAAGAAAGCTTCATAGAACATAAAAAGAACGAAAAAGTTTACACACCACCATACTTCAAGAGGATGGAAAAAAACAACCTCGAAGGAGCCCCACTAGAAAACCCACACCTAGAACCATTAAATGTCCAAGAATTCAATGGTATGATAAAAGAAGGGGCTCAACTAGTGGATGTTAGGAATCCCACAAGCTTCTGCGGAGGTCACATACCAGGAAGTCTGAATATCTGGAGCAGTGGCTTCCCAGCATTCGCAGGATACTTCTTAGATTATGAAGATCCGATAATCATAGTAGATGAAAGCGGATCCAACGAGTTTGTGAGAAGATCCCTTATAAGACTAGGATATGATAACAAGTATGGTTATCTGCAGGGTGGATTCCCCAATTGGTACATTAATGGAATGAAATGTGACAACCTGGAAGCATGGACTGTAGACCGGCTTAAATCCCAAATTGATAAAGGTGGAGACTTCTTCATCTTAGATGTTAGGAAACATGCAGATCGTGAAAAATATCCTATAGAAGGCTCCAAACATTGCTGGGTTGGTGAAATCCCAGAAAAATTGGATAATATCCCTGAAAATGTAGTTGTCTACTGTGATTCAGGTTATAAATCAACCATGGCAGCAAGTTTCCTTAAAATAAACGGTTACAAGAATGTTAAAACTCTCCTTGGGGGGATAACCGCTTGGATAAAAAGAGGTTATCCTATCAAAAAATAATAATGGGGAGGTTATATAGATGGGGATTGTTAAAATACCCTTAATGTCAAAGGAAGAATACGACGAGTTTATAAGCGAGAATTTTATGAGCAGGATAGCCTTCAGTGGAGAATACCCCTATATAGCACCTTTTATTTATGTGTTTGATGGGGAACATTTGTACTTCCTGTCAACTAAGTATGGGCGGAAAATCGAACTTCTAAAAAACAACCCATATGTTGCGGTGGAGATAGAAGAATTCGAACCAGACCTTTCAAGTTACAAATTCGTGACACTACAAGGCCAGATAGTCGAAGTGACAGACCAGGATGAAAAGAATAGGGTTAGGGGAATGTTCGCAGACATGATCAAGGAAAAAGGCCTTTCTAGGAAGGTGCTTAAGGCCTTGGGCCATTCCCCTGAAGATCCGCTGGCATGTCTTGTTAAAATGGAAAGATCCTATGTCTGGAAACTCGTAGATGTGGTTGATATAACCGGTATAAAAAGTGGAGAGTGAAAAATATCTTACATGCAGGTTGGCTGACAATGCTCTTTAGCTCCCCCAGATTTTAGGGATGATAAAGTCACACACCAGTGGGGGATCCTATAAAAGTACTATTAGGATATCTCAGTCAAGAAGATATGGGGGGCTGGTAAGATGAGCATATCTTTTTTTTAAATGTTTAGTGGGGGGGGTTAAAGGAGGGAAGAATGGGGGGTGAAAAAAATATTACCTCCTTAAACCCTTATCCCTTGATCTTCTTTTCACATATATTAACCTTTTTTAGTGACTATATTCCCAATATTATTTTTGTTAATGTTTCGCTTCCTAGTGCGAAGGCTATGAAGGTTATTCCCATCCCTATTTTTATCTGCTTGGAAACCCTAGTGGCGGTTTCTCTCCTGGGATCTGATAAAATCTTGAATGCGGCCTTTAGGAATACTATTATTGCTATTGCCAAAATTGGAATGTAGAGTATGCTGAATATTTTTATAATGTAGAGTATGGGGCTTGTTAGGCTGGCTATGAAGATGAAAATAGCGGCTATTATACTTGAAGTTTTGTGACCATACTTTATTGGTAGTGTTTTAGCTCCTTCCATTTTATCTCCTTCTATATCTTCCATGTCTTTGATTATCTCCCTCGCCATGGTCATGAGAAAGGCATATAATCCTATATAAGCTGCTTTAACTGTTTCACCGACTATTATACCCCCGAATACGAAACTTAGGCCTGTTAAGAATGATACTACAAAGTTGCCGATGAAACATTCTCTTTTAAGGGTATGGGCATAGTATATCATAAGCAGTGAACTTCCAGCCACTATAAAACCTGGCAGCGAACCCAGATAAAAACCGAACATGGAAGCTAAAATGAAAAGTCCCATCGCATAGACACCTGCAACCTCCCTTCTAATCCGGCCAGAAGGTATAGGCCTCCCAGGCCTGTTTATGGCATCGATTTCATAATCAAAATAATCATTAATGACATTACCAGCCCCAGTGGCCATGAAAACAACAGCAGCCGCTAATAGGACTTTTAAATTGAATTTCCATCCTATAAGGGCCATTAAAATGATTGAAACCACAGCCATGAAGGCATTAACTGGCCTTAATATTTCTATATAAGCTTTCATCATCAGCCCCCTAACCAAAAGTCAAATATACCCAAGATTATCTTTAATTAAAATATGATACTCAATGATATACTTGGCCTGGCATTAGTATATGTTTATGTTGCAATTTTACTTTTCATAGCTGATAAGTTCCAAGATTTGAATGTTAGTCGCAAATTTGTACATATAATGGTTGGTAATATCCTCTTTATATTACCAGTCTTTAAAAGTTGGTGGGTTATGACATTCCTCGCAGCAGCACCTTTCATCCCATTAACTTTCCTTATAAGCCCATATTCCCCCATTAAAATGGAACATAAAGTATCATCCTATGGTCATGGCCTTGGACTCGTATACTACTCAATCTCTTGGACCTTACTCGCACTATTATTCTTTGATCGTCCATGGATCATCGGAATCGGAATCGCAGCAATGTCATATGGTGACGGCTTAGCATCACTCATCGGCGAAAAATATGGCAGAAGAAAATACAACGTCCTAGGGGATGTTAAAAGTGTGGAAGGATCCCTTGCAATGTTCATCACACTCCTAATAACACTACCCCTAATCCTACTCTATTATGTACAACCCATAGAATGGCCTATAATATTTGCCATAGCAGCCACGGCCACAATGATAGAGGGGGTCACGCCAAAAGGACTTGACAATATAACAGCGTGCATGGGATCAGTGGCAGTTTACCTCCTAATCTAAGGGTGTGCTCTATGAGGTTCATAGTTATTGACGGATTAGACGGCGCCGGTAAAGACACGCACGGAAAACTCATAAAAAAGAGATACGAGAATATGGGGGAAAAGGTTATATTCAGGTCTCATCCAGAGGATGACAACCCATATGGCCGAAAAGCGAAAAAAGCTCTGCTTGAGGGTGGGAAAATAAATCATCTAAAAGCGAGCATATATTATGCATTGGATGTTATAAGATCCCTCAGATTATACTATTGGTCGAATCCAGGTGCCGATACTATCATATTTGTAAGATATCTTATGGGAGTGGCATATCTACCATCAACACTATCAAGGATATTATACCATATCTTCTCATTTATCTTTCCCACTACAGAATACATGTTTTTCCTTGACGTTTCACCCCAAGAATCTTTAAGGCGTCTTCAAGAAAGGAATGAACATGAAATGTTCGAAAACATTGAAGATCTCAGGCGAGTCCGCCAAAAAGCCCTTAGATTAGCCAAAAATTGGCATATTATAAACACTGAAGAGTCCATAAAACAAGTTCAAAAGAAGATTAACAAAATCTTGGATAAACTCGACCAAAGGAGGATAAAATGAAGATAACATGTCTCATAGAAGATAATGGTCCCGGCCAATTCAAGGTTGAACATGGATTATCACTACACATAGACCAGTTCAATTTATTATTTGACATGGGACAATCCCATTCCTTTATTGAAAACGCCCAAGAACTTGGCATAAGCATATCCAAGGTACAATGCGCTATAATCTCTCATGGACACTATGATCATGGGGGAGGCCTAGCCCACTTCCTTGAAGAAAATAACAGTGCGAACATTTACATTGGCAATGGCGCTTTTTCCAAAAGATACGCTGATGATAATGGGTCATGGCGTTATATTGGCTTGGACAGGAGATTATCTGACAATCCTCGGATAAAAAGCTTAAAAGGGGACACTACACTGTTTATCGGCTGCGATATACTAGTTGATATTCGGGATTTCTTCTCACCGCCAATAGGTAATCGTAAACTTTACAGGATATCAGAAGATGGGGTTGTAAAAGATGATTTCAGGGATGAGATAGTCTTAATCATGGAATCAGAGGATGGTCTGATAGTTTTAACCGGATGTTCCCATCGTGGCATCCTTAACATAATAGAGACGATAAAAAGAAAATATGGCAAACCTATAAAAGCCCTCATAGGGGGCTTCCACATAGAAGCCAAAGAGGCCCTAAACTTACTAGAACCATTCAAGAACATAAAAGAAATCTATACTGGACATTGCACATCAAAGGAAGCATACAATATACTAAAAGAAAACCTAGAAAATATAAAACCCCTCCATACAGGAACCCAAATAAAAATCAGATAAATTTAATAATTAATAAAAATAGAAAATTATCCGTGAAAACCAAAATCTTATTCCTCGTATTGGCTGTTATCTGCCTCGTAGGTGTTGTAGTCGCCCATCAACCACGACTCGCACCATCAACAGCCCCAATAAACAATCCTATAATCATAGAAAAACCAGAAATCTCACAAGCATTCTATGGCCAATTACAAGGCGAACCAGTCTACTACATGATAGAATCCCCCAAAAAGTTCAGATTATACGTCAACATCCTAGTACCAGATAATCCAGGGGCCGACCAACTCGTATATGCTAGGATAACCGACTATAAAGGCAAAACCATAAAAGAATTGGGCCCAGGAGACTGGGAACCCTACTTCGAAGAGTTCGGGGGTGACTACTATCTTAAAGGGCCCGAATTCAATGAAACCCTCCCACCTGGGAAATATTATATAATAGTATTCAACGAACAAAATAAAGGCAAATATTCCCTCGCAGTCGGTGATATAGAGGCCTTCCCAGCTGACGAAGCCCTCAAAGCAATCATACTCCTACCAATATTAAAAGCAAGCATCTTCAACATACCAATACTTGAATCGTTCCTACAATTCCTAGGATCATATTAGCAATGGGCACATTCATATCCCTAAACTTCACAGATAACAAGAATCTTATAAAAATCAACTGGGCGGGTATCATACTAACAACGATAATGTGGGGATTCCACTACATCCAAAACCCTCTTAACATACTTGCTAACGTCCAAAACATTATATTACTGGTGACGATAATCCTAACCTGGAAATTCAACAGGCAAATAATCCGGGGTAAGATGCCAATTTGGACCAGCAGAACCCTAATGATATTCTGGTTAATATTCCTATTCCTCAGAGTAACAATATAACCATCTTTGGGGGATATCATGGACCGCTTCCAAGAAGAATATACAAGGATAATGGCAATGGATAAAATAGAAATGCAAGAAGAAGTTAAAAGGTTGTCAGAGGATTGCGCATGCCCATCATGTCCATCCTATAAGGAATGCGATGAGAAACTATTCTGCATCCTAGGAGAATCAAAGTGTATAAAAGATGAAAAAGGATGCCTATGCCCCACATGCCTAGTAGCATCCACCCTAGGCATTGGGATTTCAAG
The sequence above is drawn from the Methanothermobacter tenebrarum genome and encodes:
- a CDS encoding UbiA family prenyltransferase; this encodes MKAYIEILRPVNAFMAVVSIILMALIGWKFNLKVLLAAAVVFMATGAGNVINDYFDYEIDAINRPGRPIPSGRIRREVAGVYAMGLFILASMFGFYLGSLPGFIVAGSSLLMIYYAHTLKRECFIGNFVVSFLTGLSFVFGGIIVGETVKAAYIGLYAFLMTMAREIIKDMEDIEGDKMEGAKTLPIKYGHKTSSIIAAIFIFIASLTSPILYIIKIFSILYIPILAIAIIVFLKAAFKILSDPRRETATRVSKQIKIGMGITFIAFALGSETLTKIILGI
- a CDS encoding pyridoxamine 5'-phosphate oxidase family protein; this translates as MGIVKIPLMSKEEYDEFISENFMSRIAFSGEYPYIAPFIYVFDGEHLYFLSTKYGRKIELLKNNPYVAVEIEEFEPDLSSYKFVTLQGQIVEVTDQDEKNRVRGMFADMIKEKGLSRKVLKALGHSPEDPLACLVKMERSYVWKLVDVVDITGIKSGE
- a CDS encoding thymidylate kinase codes for the protein MRFIVIDGLDGAGKDTHGKLIKKRYENMGEKVIFRSHPEDDNPYGRKAKKALLEGGKINHLKASIYYALDVIRSLRLYYWSNPGADTIIFVRYLMGVAYLPSTLSRILYHIFSFIFPTTEYMFFLDVSPQESLRRLQERNEHEMFENIEDLRRVRQKALRLAKNWHIINTEESIKQVQKKINKILDKLDQRRIK
- a CDS encoding rhodanese-like domain-containing protein, which translates into the protein MIFEIIKSEGISHNSYFLGSEGEAAIIDPRRDIDIYLKLARKHDISIRYIFETHRNEDYTIGSLELAKYVDAEILHGSKLNFKYGTKVIEGDTFKLGSLELEVLETPGHTYESISILVRDKTTDKPMIIFVGDVLFPGEVGRVDFFGEEKIPETASLLYESLHEKILPLGDHVIVCPAHTAGSVCGAQIRDQDLTTIGYEKLTNPLLKLDKESFIEHKKNEKVYTPPYFKRMEKNNLEGAPLENPHLEPLNVQEFNGMIKEGAQLVDVRNPTSFCGGHIPGSLNIWSSGFPAFAGYFLDYEDPIIIVDESGSNEFVRRSLIRLGYDNKYGYLQGGFPNWYINGMKCDNLEAWTVDRLKSQIDKGGDFFILDVRKHADREKYPIEGSKHCWVGEIPEKLDNIPENVVVYCDSGYKSTMAASFLKINGYKNVKTLLGGITAWIKRGYPIKK
- a CDS encoding diacylglycerol/polyprenol kinase family protein; the encoded protein is MILNDILGLALVYVYVAILLFIADKFQDLNVSRKFVHIMVGNILFILPVFKSWWVMTFLAAAPFIPLTFLISPYSPIKMEHKVSSYGHGLGLVYYSISWTLLALLFFDRPWIIGIGIAAMSYGDGLASLIGEKYGRRKYNVLGDVKSVEGSLAMFITLLITLPLILLYYVQPIEWPIIFAIAATATMIEGVTPKGLDNITACMGSVAVYLLI
- a CDS encoding MEDS domain-containing protein; this encodes MKENARSLIKDMKVHDHICLIYEDEREWESTIIPFLVEGLKGNDKCIYITDRHKSETIKKLLKKRGFDPEKLKGQFEILSEDEAYTLGGSFDPDAMIKLLEKETEKALDEGYSALRVTGEMTWILKGKPGSEKLIEYEAKLNRFFPKAECLAICQYERSAFEPEILKGVIMTHPILVWKGEIYRNFYYIPPRIFLEGDPARAEVENWLRNIRRENEFIESVEMFTRLFKSFIANVPAIVSVKDSDLRYFLVNDKFCRFAGKKESEIIGKTVNEIFNGETAAIFGDLDEIPLKGDDIAIERKIKGRYYHIRKFPVEIPIGKKGVASIIMDITESKKFEEKLSKLTKNFINIVENSPESIFIVNKTGKVYYANHQALKYFGWEKSEIIGENIGMPIKPNITEEIQTIDANGNLKTAEIRTAKTYWEDEECTLISLRDITKIKEYEKSLKKALKEKDALLLELHHRVKNNLQLIISLINLQEKQFQKEDRKLLKETTNRIRAIARVHEKIYQSEDLTSINLKDYIKDIISELKATYKLPKIKFNCQIQDIKLNINQAIPCGLIINEALTNSMKYAFPDKKGTITIKACKSGDSLNLIIADDGVGFPEGFKPEECEGMGMRIIYALTRQLDGEIKIKGEKGVKIKLKFPYY
- a CDS encoding MBL fold metallo-hydrolase, producing the protein MKITCLIEDNGPGQFKVEHGLSLHIDQFNLLFDMGQSHSFIENAQELGISISKVQCAIISHGHYDHGGGLAHFLEENNSANIYIGNGAFSKRYADDNGSWRYIGLDRRLSDNPRIKSLKGDTTLFIGCDILVDIRDFFSPPIGNRKLYRISEDGVVKDDFRDEIVLIMESEDGLIVLTGCSHRGILNIIETIKRKYGKPIKALIGGFHIEAKEALNLLEPFKNIKEIYTGHCTSKEAYNILKENLENIKPLHTGTQIKIR
- a CDS encoding DUF2769 domain-containing protein; this translates as MDRFQEEYTRIMAMDKIEMQEEVKRLSEDCACPSCPSYKECDEKLFCILGESKCIKDEKGCLCPTCLVASTLGIGISRNFYCTRGSEMDQRTKP